In Ancalomicrobiaceae bacterium S20, the following proteins share a genomic window:
- a CDS encoding GlxA family transcriptional regulator, with protein sequence MQASRFPDDRSIATIGFVLLPGFALMSYAAATEPFRAANVIAGRPLFRVRNFGETREVAASSGATVVTEALPGRGDGLAAVFVCAGGGPADWHRPAVHQALRRLAGEGVRIGGISGGPYLLAAAGLLAGKRFTIHWEHAPALKEAFPDLDPVQARFVIDRDRLTCGGGIAPLDMMHALIAERMGADFARRVSDWFLHTEVGAGEGPQRASLAERHGVHHPALIAVIEKMEATIEAPLSRAAMARFAGVSERHLDRLFAVHRGTTFLADYRRIRLDHADKLLRQSTLSVAEIAFATGFSSASHFARAYAAVFGRSPRAARR encoded by the coding sequence ATGCAGGCCTCCCGCTTCCCTGACGACCGCTCGATCGCCACGATCGGCTTCGTGCTCCTGCCCGGCTTCGCGCTGATGTCCTATGCGGCGGCGACCGAGCCGTTCCGGGCCGCCAATGTCATCGCGGGGCGGCCGCTGTTCCGGGTCCGGAATTTCGGCGAAACGCGCGAGGTCGCCGCCTCGTCCGGCGCCACGGTCGTGACCGAGGCACTGCCGGGGCGGGGCGACGGGCTCGCGGCCGTGTTCGTCTGCGCCGGCGGCGGACCGGCGGACTGGCATCGACCCGCGGTCCATCAGGCGCTGCGCCGGCTCGCCGGCGAGGGTGTCCGGATCGGCGGCATTTCGGGCGGGCCCTACCTGCTCGCCGCCGCCGGCCTGCTCGCGGGGAAGCGCTTCACCATCCACTGGGAACATGCGCCGGCCTTGAAGGAGGCGTTTCCGGACCTCGATCCGGTGCAGGCGCGCTTCGTCATCGATCGCGACCGGCTGACCTGCGGCGGCGGCATCGCGCCGCTCGACATGATGCATGCGCTGATCGCCGAGCGGATGGGCGCGGATTTCGCGCGACGCGTCTCCGACTGGTTCCTGCACACGGAGGTCGGCGCCGGCGAGGGCCCGCAGCGCGCCTCGCTCGCCGAGCGTCACGGCGTGCATCATCCCGCATTGATCGCGGTCATCGAGAAGATGGAGGCGACGATCGAGGCGCCGCTGTCGCGCGCGGCGATGGCGCGTTTCGCCGGCGTCTCCGAGCGCCATCTCGACCGGCTGTTCGCCGTGCACCGCGGCACGACCTTCCTCGCGGACTACCGGCGCATCCGGCTCGACCATGCCGACAAGCTGCTGCGCCAGAGCACGCTGTCGGTGGCCGAGATCGCCTTCGCGACCGGCTTTTCCAGCGCCAGCCATTTCGCCCGTGCCTACGCCGCCGTCTTCGGGCGCAGCCCGCGCGCCGCGCGGCGGTAA
- a CDS encoding sarcosine oxidase subunit delta: protein MASLIRCPHCGARPREEFSVRGAALARPAPDAGAGAWFAHVYLRDNPKGPYAEHWHHIAGCRRWLVATRDTATHEVLSVVDASAHEGASA, encoded by the coding sequence ATGGCGAGCCTGATCCGCTGCCCGCACTGCGGCGCCCGTCCGAGGGAAGAGTTTTCCGTCCGCGGCGCCGCGCTCGCGCGCCCGGCGCCCGATGCAGGGGCCGGGGCGTGGTTCGCCCACGTCTACCTGCGCGACAATCCGAAGGGCCCTTACGCCGAACACTGGCACCACATCGCCGGCTGCCGGCGCTGGCTGGTGGCGACGCGCGACACGGCCACGCACGAGGTCCTCTCGGTCGTCGATGCGAGCGCCCATGAGGGAGCGAGCGCATGA
- a CDS encoding helix-turn-helix domain-containing protein gives MSQNPHAVREPKENNLEMAIGHEVRAARKKLGITVADLAAATGLSVGMLSKIENGNISASLTTLQALSRALGVPITAFFRRYEEPRNAVFVKAGEGVELERRGTRAGHQYRLLGHIDNNTSGVTVEPYLIHLTGDSDVFPTFQHAGLELLYMLEGEVVYRHGDQLFHMQPGDSLFFDADAPHGPEQLVKLPAVYLSIISYPQSGG, from the coding sequence TTGAGCCAGAATCCGCACGCCGTCCGCGAGCCGAAGGAAAACAACCTCGAAATGGCGATCGGCCACGAGGTCCGCGCCGCGCGCAAGAAGCTCGGCATCACAGTCGCCGACCTCGCCGCCGCGACCGGCCTGTCGGTCGGCATGCTGTCGAAGATCGAGAATGGCAACATCTCGGCGTCGCTGACCACGCTGCAGGCGCTGTCGCGCGCGCTCGGCGTGCCGATCACGGCCTTCTTCCGCCGCTACGAGGAGCCGCGCAACGCGGTGTTCGTGAAGGCCGGCGAGGGCGTCGAGCTGGAGCGCCGCGGCACGCGTGCCGGTCACCAATACCGGCTGCTCGGCCACATCGACAACAACACCAGCGGCGTCACCGTCGAGCCCTATCTGATCCACCTGACCGGCGATTCCGACGTCTTCCCGACCTTCCAGCACGCCGGGCTCGAACTGCTCTACATGCTGGAGGGCGAGGTCGTGTACCGCCACGGCGACCAGCTGTTCCACATGCAGCCCGGCGACAGCCTGTTCTTCGATGCCGATGCCCCGCATGGGCCGGAACAACTCGTGAAGCTGCCGGCGGTCTATCTGTCGATCATCTCCTATCCGCAGAGCGGCGGTTGA
- a CDS encoding sarcosine oxidase subunit gamma family protein: MVETVLAPATALAHAPVDLPSRRVRLTPLAEGHVLQVVARHGATVPAERLAALGDGGSHAVRPNGPGQWLLVGDAALSFDEGRARAAAITDLAHVFDQSHGRLRIGLDGPGAEDLLATGIGVDLTRAAFPVGASANALFRHVSVHLTRTGADAFELVVPRSFAADLWHELGA, from the coding sequence ATGGTTGAGACGGTTCTCGCGCCCGCCACGGCGCTCGCTCACGCACCGGTCGATCTCCCGAGCCGGCGGGTCCGCCTGACGCCGCTCGCGGAGGGCCACGTACTGCAGGTCGTCGCCCGCCATGGCGCAACGGTGCCGGCCGAACGGCTGGCCGCGCTCGGCGACGGCGGCAGCCATGCCGTGCGCCCCAACGGGCCGGGGCAATGGCTGTTGGTCGGCGATGCCGCGCTGTCGTTCGACGAAGGCCGCGCCCGCGCGGCGGCGATCACCGACCTCGCCCATGTGTTCGACCAGAGCCACGGCCGCCTGCGCATCGGTCTCGACGGACCGGGCGCGGAGGATCTGCTCGCGACCGGCATCGGCGTCGATCTCACGCGCGCGGCCTTCCCGGTCGGAGCGTCGGCCAATGCGCTGTTCCGGCATGTCTCGGTGCATCTGACCCGCACGGGTGCGGATGCCTTCGAACTCGTCGTGCCGCGCAGCTTCGCGGCCGACCTCTGGCACGAACTCGGCGCGTGA
- the fdhF gene encoding formate dehydrogenase subunit alpha encodes MALIKEIDYGTPIKVAEKTVTLEIDGVSVTVPEGTSVMAAAMHVGTKIPKLCATDSLEPFGSCRLCLVEIEGRRGTPASCTTPAENGMKVKTQSPRLASLRKGVMELYISDHPLDCLTCAANGDCELQDMAGAVGLREVRYEAGENHFEKAVARPKDETNPYFTLDPAKCIVCSRCVRACEETQGTFALTIDGRGFASFVSPGGTDFLDSECVSCGACVQACPTATLIEKSVIEKGQPEHSVVTTCAYCGVGCSFKAEMQGSDVVRMVPFKDGKANEGHSCVKGRFAFGYATHKDRMTRPMIRAKISDPWREVSWEEAIGHAASEIKRIQAKYGTESVGAITSSRCTNEEVFVVQKLVRAAFKNNNVDTCARVCHSPTGYGLKTTFGTSAGTQDFKSVEEADVILVMGANPTDGHPVFASRMKKRLRAGAKLIVIDPRRIDLVKSPHIEAQVHLPLKPGTNVAMVNAIAHVIVTEGLVDESFVRERCDMVDFLAWAQFIADPSNAPEAAEAITGVPAADIRAAARLYATGGNGAIYYGLGVTEHSQGSTTVMGLANLAMATGNIGREGVGVNPLRGQNNVQGSCDMGSFPHEFSGYRHVSDDATREMFEHMWGVALSPEQGLRIPNMFDEAIGGGFKALYVQGEDIAQSDPNTQHVQAALGAMECIIVQDLFLNETAKFAHVFLPGSSFLEKDGTFTNAERRISRVRKVMPELSGKSEWQVTIDLAKALGYDMAYAHPSEIMDEIARLTPTFAGVSYAKLDELGSVQWPCNDKAPEGTPTMHIGGFVRGKGQFVVTEYVPTDEKVTPRFPLILTTGRILSQYNVGAQTRRTENSAWHPEDVLEIHPHDAEQRGVRDGDLVAIQSRAGETVLKARVSERMQPGVVYTTFHHPFSGANVITTDYSDWATNCPEYKVTAVEIRRTNRHSGWQEENARTDVDYRRIAPAEAAE; translated from the coding sequence ATGGCTCTCATCAAGGAAATCGACTACGGCACGCCGATCAAGGTCGCCGAGAAGACCGTGACGCTCGAGATCGACGGCGTCTCCGTCACCGTGCCCGAGGGCACCTCGGTGATGGCGGCGGCCATGCATGTCGGGACCAAGATCCCGAAGCTCTGCGCGACCGACAGCCTCGAGCCGTTCGGCTCGTGCCGGCTCTGCCTGGTCGAGATCGAGGGCCGCCGCGGCACGCCGGCCTCGTGCACGACGCCGGCCGAGAACGGCATGAAGGTCAAGACGCAGTCGCCGCGGCTCGCCTCGCTGCGCAAGGGCGTCATGGAGCTCTACATCTCCGACCACCCGCTCGACTGCCTGACCTGCGCCGCCAACGGCGACTGCGAGCTGCAGGACATGGCCGGCGCGGTCGGCCTGCGCGAGGTCCGCTACGAGGCGGGCGAGAACCATTTCGAGAAGGCGGTCGCGCGTCCGAAGGATGAGACCAACCCCTATTTCACGCTCGATCCGGCCAAGTGCATCGTCTGCTCGCGCTGCGTCCGCGCCTGCGAGGAGACGCAGGGCACCTTCGCGCTGACCATCGACGGCCGCGGCTTCGCGAGCTTCGTGTCGCCGGGCGGCACGGACTTCCTCGACAGCGAATGCGTCTCCTGCGGCGCCTGCGTGCAGGCCTGCCCGACCGCGACGCTGATCGAGAAGTCGGTGATCGAGAAGGGCCAGCCGGAGCATTCGGTCGTGACGACCTGCGCCTATTGCGGCGTCGGCTGCTCGTTCAAGGCCGAGATGCAGGGTTCGGACGTCGTGCGCATGGTGCCGTTCAAGGACGGCAAGGCGAACGAGGGCCATTCCTGCGTCAAGGGCCGCTTCGCCTTCGGCTATGCGACCCACAAGGACCGCATGACCAGGCCGATGATCCGCGCCAAGATCTCCGACCCGTGGCGCGAGGTCTCCTGGGAGGAGGCGATCGGTCACGCGGCGTCCGAGATCAAGCGGATCCAGGCCAAGTACGGCACGGAATCGGTCGGCGCGATCACTTCGTCGCGCTGCACCAACGAGGAAGTGTTCGTCGTCCAGAAGCTGGTGCGCGCGGCGTTCAAGAACAACAACGTCGACACCTGCGCCCGCGTCTGCCACTCGCCGACCGGCTACGGCCTGAAGACCACCTTCGGCACCTCGGCCGGCACGCAGGACTTCAAGTCGGTCGAAGAGGCCGACGTGATCCTGGTGATGGGCGCCAACCCGACCGACGGCCATCCGGTGTTCGCCAGCCGCATGAAGAAGCGGCTGCGCGCCGGCGCCAAGCTGATCGTGATCGATCCGCGCCGGATCGATCTCGTGAAGTCGCCGCATATCGAGGCGCAGGTCCATCTGCCGCTGAAGCCGGGGACCAACGTCGCGATGGTCAATGCCATCGCCCATGTGATCGTGACCGAAGGCCTCGTCGACGAGAGCTTCGTACGCGAGCGCTGCGACATGGTCGACTTCCTGGCCTGGGCGCAGTTCATCGCCGATCCGAGCAACGCACCGGAGGCGGCCGAGGCGATCACCGGCGTGCCGGCGGCCGACATCCGCGCGGCCGCCCGGCTCTATGCGACCGGTGGCAACGGCGCGATCTACTATGGCCTCGGCGTGACCGAGCACAGCCAGGGCTCGACCACGGTCATGGGCCTCGCCAACCTCGCCATGGCGACCGGCAACATCGGTCGCGAGGGCGTCGGCGTGAACCCGCTGCGCGGCCAGAACAACGTGCAGGGCTCGTGCGACATGGGCTCGTTCCCGCACGAGTTCTCCGGCTATCGCCATGTCTCGGACGACGCCACGCGCGAGATGTTCGAGCACATGTGGGGCGTGGCGCTGTCGCCCGAGCAGGGCCTGCGCATCCCCAACATGTTCGACGAGGCGATCGGCGGCGGCTTCAAGGCGCTCTATGTGCAGGGTGAGGACATCGCGCAGTCTGACCCGAACACGCAACACGTCCAGGCCGCGCTCGGCGCGATGGAATGCATCATCGTGCAGGACCTGTTCCTGAACGAGACGGCCAAGTTCGCCCATGTGTTCCTGCCCGGCTCGTCGTTCCTGGAGAAGGACGGCACCTTCACCAACGCCGAGCGGCGCATCAGCCGCGTGCGCAAGGTGATGCCGGAACTGTCGGGCAAGTCGGAGTGGCAGGTCACGATCGACCTCGCCAAGGCGCTCGGCTACGACATGGCCTACGCGCATCCGTCCGAGATCATGGACGAGATCGCACGGCTGACGCCGACCTTCGCCGGCGTCTCCTACGCCAAGCTCGACGAACTGGGCTCGGTGCAGTGGCCGTGCAACGACAAGGCGCCGGAAGGCACGCCGACCATGCACATCGGCGGCTTCGTGCGCGGCAAGGGCCAGTTCGTCGTCACGGAATACGTGCCCACCGACGAAAAGGTCACGCCGCGCTTCCCGCTGATCCTGACCACCGGCCGCATCCTGTCGCAGTACAACGTGGGCGCCCAGACGCGCCGCACGGAGAACTCGGCCTGGCATCCGGAGGACGTGCTGGAGATCCATCCGCACGACGCCGAGCAGCGCGGCGTGCGCGACGGCGATCTGGTCGCGATCCAGAGCCGCGCCGGCGAGACGGTCTTGAAGGCGCGGGTCAGCGAGCGGATGCAGCCGGGCGTCGTCTACACGACGTTCCATCATCCGTTCTCGGGCGCCAACGTCATCACGACCGACTATTCGGACTGGGCGACGAACTGTCCGGAATACAAGGTCACCGCCGTCGAGATCCGCCGCACCAACCGGCATTCGGGCTGGCAGGAAGAAAATGCCCGGACCGACGTCGACTATCGCCGCATCGCACCCGCGGAGGCCGCCGAATGA
- a CDS encoding sarcosine oxidase subunit alpha family protein has product MTAHRLASGGRIDRTQRLGFSFDGETYVGHPGDTVASALLANGRFLMGRSFKYHRPRGVVTANSAEPNALLTIGTGGRREPNSRATMVSLYDGLVAESQNRWPSLDFDIGALNGLLSPFLSAGFYYKTFMWPKVTWEKLYEPFIRRAAGLGRAGYGSDPDPHEKRWAHCDLLVIGAGPAGLAAALTAGRAGAQVILADEGNEPGGTLLYETARIDGVEASAFLAATVAELASLPNVRVLTRTTVFGWYDDMVFGAVERVTPHGAVPLPGAPVERLWRIAPRRAILATGAEERPLVFGGNDRPGVVTAEAAVAYARRFGVAIGSKVAVFANSAAGARTATALRAAGVEVVALADSRDTAPANNAAHRSFAGAAVLDAIGGKRLSAIRIAAGGRIETIEADALAMSGGFSPRIHLACQRGARPVWDDRLGAFLAPANTLPVTGAAAGAMTLAGCLEGGAAMAKAALADLGLSARTAVFGAVEGDWDAAPVRPLWRVKGAKGKAFVDFQNDVHVADLGLAVREGYDHVELAKRYTTSGMATDQGKLSNINAIGLLAEDRGVSPAEIGTTTFRPFYTPVSFGALAGPSKGMAFQPIRRSPLHGWAEKCGAVFVEAGLWMRSSHFPRAGETHWRETVDREALAVRAGAGLCDVSTLGKIEIAGPDAATLIDRVYCNGFAKLPVGRARYGLMLREDGFVYDDGTTSRLAEDRYIMTTTTAMAGPVLAHLEYCAQVIWPELDVAFVSVTDQWAQMAIAGPKSRDILARLVDADLSNAAFPFMAAREVTLLGGKVPARLFRISFSGELAYELAVPAGWGEAVADAIMAAGAGDGITAYGTEALGVLRVEKGHVTHAEINGTVTAADLGMGRMVSATKPDFIGKHMLDREGLNAADRPQLVGVVPLDPADGFKAGAHILRVGDTETLENDQGYVTSALYSPHVGSTIGLALVRGGSARHGEEVVVWNGLAATRTPARLVAPVFVDPTGERLHG; this is encoded by the coding sequence ATGACCGCCCATCGCCTCGCCTCCGGCGGCCGCATCGACCGCACGCAGCGCCTCGGCTTCAGCTTCGACGGCGAGACCTATGTCGGCCACCCCGGCGACACCGTCGCCTCGGCGCTCCTCGCCAACGGCCGGTTCCTGATGGGCCGCTCGTTCAAGTACCATCGGCCGCGCGGGGTCGTGACGGCGAATTCGGCCGAGCCCAATGCGCTCCTGACCATCGGCACCGGCGGCCGGCGCGAGCCGAACAGCCGCGCGACCATGGTCTCGCTCTATGACGGCCTCGTCGCCGAGAGCCAGAACCGCTGGCCGTCACTCGACTTCGACATCGGCGCGCTGAACGGTCTCCTGTCGCCGTTCCTGTCGGCCGGCTTCTACTACAAGACCTTCATGTGGCCGAAGGTCACCTGGGAGAAGCTCTACGAGCCGTTCATCCGCCGCGCGGCCGGCCTCGGGCGGGCGGGTTACGGCAGCGATCCCGACCCCCATGAGAAGCGCTGGGCGCATTGCGACCTGCTCGTCATCGGTGCCGGCCCGGCCGGCCTCGCCGCCGCGCTGACCGCCGGGCGCGCCGGCGCACAGGTGATCCTTGCCGACGAAGGCAACGAGCCCGGCGGCACGCTGCTCTACGAGACGGCGCGGATCGACGGCGTCGAGGCCTCCGCGTTCCTGGCCGCGACGGTCGCGGAGCTGGCGAGCCTGCCGAATGTCCGCGTGCTCACGCGCACCACCGTATTCGGCTGGTACGACGACATGGTGTTTGGCGCGGTCGAGCGCGTGACGCCGCATGGCGCCGTGCCTCTTCCCGGCGCACCGGTCGAGCGGCTGTGGCGCATTGCGCCGCGCCGGGCGATCCTGGCGACCGGAGCGGAGGAGCGCCCGCTCGTCTTCGGCGGCAACGATCGACCGGGTGTCGTCACGGCCGAGGCGGCGGTCGCCTATGCGCGGCGCTTCGGGGTCGCGATCGGTTCGAAGGTCGCTGTTTTCGCCAATTCCGCGGCCGGTGCCCGGACCGCGACGGCCCTGCGCGCCGCCGGCGTCGAGGTCGTCGCCCTGGCCGATTCCCGCGATACTGCGCCGGCAAACAATGCGGCACATCGCAGCTTCGCCGGCGCCGCGGTGCTCGACGCGATCGGCGGCAAGCGGCTCTCCGCGATCCGGATCGCGGCCGGCGGCCGGATCGAGACGATCGAGGCCGACGCGCTCGCCATGTCGGGCGGCTTCAGCCCGCGCATCCATCTCGCCTGCCAGCGTGGCGCGCGGCCGGTCTGGGACGACCGGCTCGGCGCCTTCCTCGCACCGGCGAACACGCTGCCGGTCACCGGCGCGGCTGCGGGCGCCATGACGCTCGCCGGCTGTCTCGAGGGCGGCGCGGCCATGGCGAAAGCCGCGCTCGCCGACCTCGGTCTCTCCGCCCGGACCGCCGTCTTCGGCGCGGTCGAAGGCGATTGGGACGCGGCGCCGGTGAGGCCGCTGTGGCGGGTGAAGGGCGCGAAAGGCAAAGCTTTCGTCGACTTCCAGAACGACGTCCATGTCGCGGATCTCGGCCTCGCGGTCCGCGAGGGCTACGACCATGTCGAACTCGCCAAACGCTACACCACGAGCGGCATGGCGACCGACCAGGGCAAGCTCTCCAACATCAACGCGATCGGCCTCCTCGCCGAGGATCGCGGCGTCAGCCCGGCCGAGATCGGCACCACGACCTTCCGGCCGTTCTACACGCCGGTGTCGTTCGGCGCGCTCGCCGGCCCCTCGAAAGGCATGGCGTTCCAGCCGATCCGCCGCTCGCCGCTGCATGGCTGGGCGGAAAAGTGCGGCGCGGTGTTCGTCGAGGCCGGGCTCTGGATGCGCTCGTCGCATTTCCCGCGCGCCGGCGAGACGCATTGGCGCGAGACGGTCGATCGCGAAGCGCTCGCCGTCCGCGCCGGCGCCGGCCTCTGCGACGTCTCGACCCTCGGCAAGATCGAGATCGCCGGGCCGGACGCCGCGACGCTCATCGACCGCGTCTATTGCAACGGCTTCGCCAAGCTGCCGGTCGGCCGCGCGCGCTACGGTCTGATGCTGCGCGAGGACGGCTTCGTCTACGACGACGGCACCACCAGCCGGCTCGCCGAGGACCGCTACATCATGACCACCACCACGGCCATGGCCGGGCCGGTGCTCGCGCATCTCGAATATTGCGCGCAGGTGATATGGCCGGAGCTCGACGTCGCCTTCGTCTCGGTCACCGACCAATGGGCGCAGATGGCGATCGCGGGGCCGAAGTCGCGCGACATCCTCGCGCGCCTCGTCGATGCCGATCTCTCGAACGCCGCCTTCCCGTTCATGGCCGCCCGCGAGGTGACGCTTCTCGGCGGCAAAGTGCCCGCACGGCTGTTCCGGATCTCATTCTCGGGCGAGCTCGCCTACGAACTCGCGGTGCCTGCCGGATGGGGCGAGGCGGTTGCGGACGCGATCATGGCGGCGGGCGCGGGTGACGGCATCACCGCCTACGGCACCGAAGCGCTCGGGGTGCTGCGCGTCGAGAAGGGCCACGTCACCCACGCCGAGATCAACGGCACGGTCACGGCGGCCGACCTCGGCATGGGCCGCATGGTGTCGGCGACCAAGCCCGACTTCATCGGCAAGCACATGCTCGATCGCGAGGGCCTCAACGCGGCCGACCGGCCGCAGCTCGTCGGCGTGGTGCCGCTCGACCCGGCCGACGGGTTCAAGGCCGGCGCCCACATCCTCCGCGTCGGCGACACAGAGACGCTGGAGAACGACCAGGGCTACGTCACCTCCGCGCTCTATTCGCCGCACGTCGGCTCGACCATCGGGCTCGCCTTGGTCCGGGGCGGCAGCGCCCGCCATGGCGAGGAGGTCGTGGTCTGGAACGGCCTCGCCGCCACCCGCACGCCGGCGCGGCTGGTCGCACCGGTCTTCGTCGACCCGACCGGGGAGAGGCTCCATGGTTGA
- a CDS encoding formate dehydrogenase subunit delta, with protein sequence MSNDNTQSHAHDDLPMLVRMANQIAAAFAHKDEATAIEAIREHIAQFWTRGMRQRITAASGEAVAKLDPRAARAIATFAAPALRKSA encoded by the coding sequence ATGAGCAACGACAACACGCAGAGCCACGCCCACGACGACCTGCCGATGCTGGTCCGCATGGCGAACCAGATCGCGGCCGCCTTCGCCCACAAGGACGAGGCGACGGCGATCGAGGCGATCCGCGAACATATCGCTCAGTTCTGGACGCGCGGCATGCGCCAGCGCATCACCGCGGCCAGCGGCGAGGCGGTGGCGAAGCTCGATCCGCGCGCCGCGCGGGCCATCGCCACCTTCGCGGCGCCGGCCCTGCGCAAGAGCGCTTGA
- a CDS encoding sarcosine oxidase subunit beta family protein, which produces MRYSALSVFLNGLRGNKHWSRAWRAPAPKPAYDVVIVGGGGHGLSTAYYLSKVFGVRNVAVLEKGYLGSGNIGRNTTIIRSNYLLPGNNPFYELSMKLWEGLEQDFNFNAMVSQRGVLNLYHTDGQRDAYTRRGNAMRLHGVDAELLDRDEVRAMVPFLDFDNARFPIKGGLFQPRGGTVRHDAVAWGYARGADAHGVDIIQHCEVTAIRRGADGRIAGVETNRGFIGATKLALATAGHSSVTAKMAGLTLPLESHVLQAFVSEGIKPFIDTVVTFGAGHFYVSQSDKGGLVFGGDIDGYNSYAQRGNLATVEHVAEAGVAMIPSLSRLRMLRSWGGIMDMSMDGSPIIDRTPIDNLYLNAGWCYGGFKATPASGYCFAHLIARDAPHPTAAQMRLDRFARGYLIDEKGVGAQPNLH; this is translated from the coding sequence ATGCGCTATTCCGCCCTTTCGGTGTTCCTGAACGGCCTCCGCGGCAACAAGCACTGGTCGCGCGCCTGGCGCGCGCCGGCGCCGAAGCCGGCCTATGACGTCGTCATCGTCGGCGGCGGCGGGCATGGCCTGTCGACGGCCTACTATCTCTCGAAGGTGTTCGGCGTCCGCAATGTCGCGGTGCTGGAGAAGGGCTATCTCGGTTCCGGCAACATCGGCCGCAACACGACGATCATCCGCTCGAACTACCTGCTGCCGGGCAACAACCCGTTCTACGAGCTGTCGATGAAGCTCTGGGAGGGGCTGGAGCAGGACTTCAACTTCAATGCGATGGTGTCGCAGCGCGGTGTGCTGAACCTCTACCACACCGACGGCCAGCGCGACGCCTATACGCGGCGCGGCAACGCCATGCGACTGCACGGGGTCGACGCCGAGTTGCTCGACCGCGACGAGGTTCGGGCGATGGTGCCGTTCCTCGACTTCGACAATGCGCGGTTCCCGATCAAGGGCGGCCTGTTCCAGCCGCGCGGCGGCACCGTGCGCCATGATGCGGTCGCCTGGGGCTATGCGCGCGGCGCGGATGCGCACGGCGTCGACATCATCCAGCACTGCGAGGTGACGGCGATCCGCCGCGGCGCCGACGGCCGCATCGCGGGCGTCGAAACGAACCGCGGCTTCATCGGCGCGACGAAACTCGCGTTGGCGACCGCCGGCCATTCGTCGGTGACGGCCAAGATGGCCGGCCTGACCCTGCCGCTCGAGAGCCATGTGCTGCAGGCCTTCGTCTCGGAAGGCATCAAGCCGTTCATCGACACGGTCGTGACCTTCGGCGCCGGTCACTTCTATGTCTCGCAGTCGGACAAGGGCGGGCTCGTCTTCGGCGGCGACATCGACGGCTACAATTCCTATGCCCAGCGCGGCAATCTCGCGACGGTCGAGCATGTCGCCGAGGCCGGGGTCGCGATGATCCCGAGCCTGTCGCGGCTCCGGATGCTGCGCTCCTGGGGCGGCATCATGGACATGTCGATGGACGGCTCGCCGATCATCGATCGCACGCCGATCGACAACCTCTACCTGAACGCCGGCTGGTGCTACGGCGGCTTCAAGGCGACGCCGGCCTCCGGCTACTGCTTCGCCCATCTGATCGCGCGCGACGCGCCGCATCCGACCGCCGCGCAAATGCGGCTCGACCGCTTCGCGCGCGGCTACCTGATCGACGAAAAGGGCGTCGGCGCCCAGCCGAACCTGCATTGA
- a CDS encoding ABC transporter ATP-binding protein, producing the protein MAAITLKNITKRFASAPSAAVDDVSLEVPAGAFLALLGPSGCGKTTLLRLIAGLEHPDTGTIRLGDRVVAEGHRALDPERRGVGMVFQSYALWPHKTVARNVSYSLEIAGRPRAEIARATSAMLERVGLVGFDDRLPETLSGGQRQRVALARALVQDASIVLCDEPLANLDVHLRDTMLATFADLHRSLGRTFVYVTHDQAEALALATTVAVMDKGRIVQAAAPVEIYAKPANRALAGFIGRGSLIEARVAGPLADGRVPVTVAGCTLSARADALPAEERVTMLVRPEAVTAIAAGGADALRATVTGQIYRGAAFETAAVLADGQRLLFDRPEPTASGTEVALAVRDAWVLPEA; encoded by the coding sequence ATGGCGGCGATCACCTTGAAGAACATCACCAAGCGCTTCGCGTCCGCGCCGAGCGCCGCGGTCGATGACGTCAGTCTCGAGGTGCCGGCCGGCGCCTTCCTCGCGCTGCTCGGACCCTCGGGCTGCGGCAAGACCACGCTGCTCCGCCTGATCGCCGGCCTCGAACACCCCGACACCGGCACGATCCGGCTCGGCGACCGCGTGGTCGCCGAGGGCCACCGCGCGCTCGATCCGGAGCGGCGCGGCGTCGGCATGGTGTTCCAGTCTTATGCGCTGTGGCCACACAAGACGGTGGCGCGCAACGTATCCTATTCGCTGGAGATCGCCGGCCGGCCGCGCGCCGAGATCGCGCGCGCCACGAGCGCCATGTTGGAGCGCGTCGGCCTCGTCGGCTTCGACGACCGCCTGCCCGAGACGCTGTCCGGCGGCCAGCGCCAGCGCGTCGCGCTCGCCCGGGCGCTGGTGCAGGACGCCTCGATCGTGCTCTGCGACGAGCCGCTCGCCAATCTCGACGTCCATCTGCGCGACACGATGCTCGCGACCTTCGCCGATCTGCATCGCTCGCTCGGCCGCACCTTCGTCTACGTGACCCATGATCAGGCCGAGGCGCTGGCGCTCGCAACGACCGTCGCCGTGATGGACAAAGGCCGCATCGTGCAGGCGGCGGCGCCGGTCGAGATCTACGCCAAGCCGGCGAACCGCGCGCTGGCCGGCTTCATCGGCCGCGGCAGCCTGATCGAGGCGCGTGTCGCCGGTCCGCTCGCCGACGGCCGCGTGCCGGTGACGGTCGCCGGCTGCACCTTGTCTGCCCGCGCCGATGCGCTCCCCGCGGAAGAACGCGTCACGATGCTGGTCCGACCGGAGGCGGTGACCGCCATCGCGGCCGGAGGGGCCGACGCTCTCCGGGCGACGGTGACTGGGCAGATCTATCGCGGTGCGGCGTTCGAGACCGCAGCGGTGCTCGCCGATGGCCAACGGCTGCTGTTCGACCGGCCCGAGCCGACCGCGTCGGGCACGGAGGTCGCGCTTGCGGTCCGCGATGCCTGGGTGTTGCCCGAGGCGTGA